One window from the genome of Mycolicibacterium gadium encodes:
- a CDS encoding acetyl-CoA C-acetyltransferase: MSEEAFIYEAIRTPRGKNKNGALNEVKPVNLVVGLIDELRTRFPDLDENLISDVILGVVSPVGDQGGDIARTAALVAKLPETTGGFQLNRFCASGLEAVNTAAQKVRSGWDDLVLAGGVESMSRVPMGSDGGAWATDPETNYRLGFVPQGIGADLIATIEGFSREDVDRYALRSQEKAAAAWSGGYFAKSVVPVKDQNGLVILDHDEHMRADTTLEGLGKLKTAFDGVGAMGGFDDVALQKYHNVERINHVHTGGNSSGIVDGAALVLVGSEKAGKSQGLTPRARIVATATSGADPVIMLTGPTPATKKVLDRAGLTVDDIDLFELNEAFASVVLKFQKDLNIPDEKLNVNGGAIAMGHPLGATGAMITGTMVDELERRNARRALVTLCIGGGMGVATIIERV, translated from the coding sequence ATGTCTGAAGAAGCCTTCATCTACGAGGCCATTCGCACGCCTCGCGGCAAGAACAAGAACGGCGCCCTCAATGAGGTCAAGCCCGTCAACCTGGTCGTCGGCCTGATCGACGAGCTACGCACCCGCTTTCCCGACCTGGACGAGAACCTCATCAGCGACGTCATCCTCGGCGTCGTGTCGCCCGTCGGCGACCAGGGTGGCGACATCGCCCGCACCGCAGCGCTGGTGGCCAAGCTGCCCGAGACCACCGGCGGATTCCAGCTCAACCGCTTCTGCGCGTCCGGCCTGGAGGCCGTGAACACCGCGGCGCAGAAAGTCCGCTCCGGCTGGGACGACCTGGTGCTGGCCGGTGGCGTCGAGTCGATGAGCCGCGTGCCGATGGGCTCCGATGGCGGCGCCTGGGCCACCGACCCGGAGACCAACTACCGCCTCGGCTTCGTGCCGCAGGGCATCGGCGCCGACCTGATCGCGACCATCGAGGGCTTCTCCCGCGAGGACGTCGACCGCTACGCGCTGCGCAGCCAGGAGAAGGCCGCCGCCGCATGGTCAGGGGGCTACTTCGCGAAGTCCGTCGTTCCGGTGAAGGACCAGAACGGTCTGGTCATCCTCGACCACGACGAGCACATGCGTGCCGACACCACGCTCGAGGGCCTCGGCAAGCTGAAGACCGCGTTCGACGGCGTCGGCGCGATGGGCGGCTTCGACGATGTGGCGCTGCAGAAGTACCACAACGTCGAGCGCATCAATCACGTCCACACCGGTGGCAATAGCTCCGGCATCGTCGACGGCGCCGCCTTGGTGCTCGTCGGTTCCGAGAAGGCCGGCAAGTCGCAGGGGCTGACCCCGCGGGCGCGCATTGTGGCCACGGCCACCAGCGGTGCCGACCCGGTCATCATGCTGACCGGTCCGACACCGGCCACCAAGAAGGTGCTGGACCGCGCCGGGCTGACGGTCGACGACATCGACCTGTTCGAGCTGAACGAGGCGTTCGCCTCGGTGGTGCTCAAGTTCCAGAAGGACCTGAACATCCCCGACGAGAAGCTGAACGTCAACGGTGGCGCCATCGCAATGGGTCACCCGCTGGGCGCCACCGGCGCCATGATCACCGGAACCATGGTCGACGAGCTCGAGCGCCGCAACGCGCGCCGCGCGCTCGTCACGCTGTGCATCGGCGGCGGCATGGGTGTCGCGACCATTATCGAACGCGTCTAG
- a CDS encoding 3-hydroxyacyl-CoA dehydrogenase NAD-binding domain-containing protein has translation MAENTIKWDKDADGIVTLTLDDPTGSANVMNEHYQESMHNAVERLVAEKDSITGVVIASAKKTFFAGGDLKGMIKLGPEDAGEAFSMVEAVKADLRKLETLGKPVVAAINGAALGGGLEIALACHHRIIADVAGAVVGFPEVTLGLLPGGGGVARSVRMFGIQKAFMEVLSQGTRFKPGKAKEVGLVDELVSDADELVPAAKAWIKANPDSHTQPWDAKGYKMPGGTPSSPGLAGILPSFPALLKKQLKGAPMPAPRAILDAAVEGAQVDFDTASRIESRYFTHLVTGQTAKNMIQAFFLDLQHINGGGSRPDGIKPVEINKIGVLGAGMMGAGIAYVSAKAGFDVVLKDVSIEAAQKGKGYSEKLEAKALERGKTTQEKSDALLARITPTADAADFKGVDFVIEAVFESQDLKHKVFQEIEDIVEPNALLGSNTSTLPITGLATGVKRQEDFIGIHFFSPVDKMPLVEIIKGEKTSDEALARVFDYTLAIGKTPIVVNDSRGFFTSRVIGTFVNEALAMLGEGIAPASIEQAGSQAGYPAPPLQLSDELNLELMHKIAVASRKGVEDEGGTYVPHPAEAVVEKMIELDRPSRLKGAGFYEYVDGKRAGLWPGLRETFKSGSTEIPLQDMIDRMLFAEALETQKCLDEGVLTSTADANIGSIMGIGFPPYTGGSAQFIVGYEGPGGVGKDAFVARAKELAAKYGDRFNPPKSLL, from the coding sequence ATGGCAGAGAACACAATCAAGTGGGACAAGGATGCCGACGGCATCGTCACCCTGACGCTGGACGACCCGACCGGTTCGGCCAACGTGATGAACGAGCATTACCAGGAGTCCATGCACAACGCCGTGGAACGACTTGTCGCGGAAAAGGATTCGATCACCGGCGTCGTGATCGCCAGCGCGAAGAAGACCTTCTTCGCCGGCGGTGATCTCAAGGGCATGATCAAGCTGGGGCCGGAGGACGCGGGTGAGGCCTTCAGCATGGTCGAAGCCGTCAAGGCCGACCTGCGCAAGCTCGAGACGCTCGGCAAGCCGGTCGTGGCAGCCATCAACGGTGCCGCGCTCGGTGGTGGACTCGAGATCGCCCTCGCGTGCCATCACCGGATCATCGCCGACGTGGCCGGCGCGGTTGTCGGCTTCCCCGAGGTGACGCTGGGACTGCTGCCCGGCGGCGGTGGTGTCGCCCGTTCGGTGCGGATGTTCGGTATTCAGAAGGCCTTCATGGAGGTGCTGAGCCAGGGCACGCGTTTCAAGCCCGGCAAGGCCAAGGAGGTCGGCTTGGTCGATGAATTGGTGAGCGATGCTGACGAACTCGTTCCCGCCGCGAAGGCCTGGATCAAGGCCAATCCCGATAGCCACACCCAACCGTGGGATGCCAAGGGCTACAAGATGCCGGGTGGTACCCCGAGCAGCCCCGGTCTGGCCGGCATCCTGCCGTCGTTCCCAGCGCTGCTGAAGAAGCAGCTCAAGGGCGCGCCGATGCCCGCTCCGCGGGCCATCCTGGACGCGGCCGTCGAGGGCGCTCAGGTGGACTTCGACACCGCCAGCCGGATCGAGAGCCGCTACTTCACCCATCTGGTCACCGGCCAGACCGCCAAGAACATGATCCAGGCGTTCTTCCTGGACCTGCAGCACATCAACGGCGGGGGGAGCCGTCCCGACGGCATCAAGCCCGTCGAGATCAACAAGATCGGTGTGCTCGGCGCGGGCATGATGGGCGCCGGCATCGCCTACGTCTCGGCCAAGGCCGGGTTCGACGTCGTGCTCAAGGACGTCTCGATCGAGGCCGCGCAGAAGGGTAAGGGCTACTCTGAGAAGCTCGAAGCCAAGGCGCTGGAGCGGGGCAAGACCACGCAGGAGAAATCCGACGCACTGCTGGCCCGCATCACCCCGACCGCCGACGCCGCCGACTTCAAGGGCGTCGACTTCGTCATCGAGGCGGTCTTCGAAAGCCAGGACCTCAAGCACAAGGTGTTCCAGGAAATCGAGGACATCGTCGAGCCCAATGCGCTGCTGGGGTCGAACACCTCCACGTTGCCGATCACCGGTCTGGCGACCGGCGTGAAGCGCCAGGAGGACTTCATCGGCATCCACTTCTTCTCACCGGTCGACAAGATGCCCCTGGTCGAGATCATCAAGGGCGAGAAGACCTCTGACGAGGCGCTGGCCCGCGTGTTCGACTACACGCTGGCCATCGGCAAGACGCCGATCGTGGTCAACGACAGCCGTGGCTTCTTCACCAGCCGCGTCATCGGCACCTTCGTCAACGAGGCGCTCGCGATGCTCGGTGAGGGCATCGCGCCGGCCAGCATCGAGCAGGCGGGTTCGCAGGCCGGCTATCCGGCGCCGCCGCTGCAGCTGTCCGACGAGCTGAATCTCGAGCTGATGCACAAGATCGCCGTCGCTTCCCGCAAGGGTGTCGAGGATGAGGGTGGCACCTATGTGCCGCACCCGGCCGAGGCGGTCGTCGAGAAGATGATCGAACTCGACCGGCCGTCACGGCTCAAGGGCGCCGGCTTCTATGAGTACGTCGACGGTAAGCGGGCCGGACTGTGGCCGGGGCTGCGTGAGACGTTCAAGTCCGGCAGCACCGAGATCCCGCTGCAGGACATGATCGACCGGATGCTGTTCGCCGAGGCGCTGGAAACGCAGAAGTGCCTTGACGAAGGCGTTCTCACGTCGACCGCCGATGCCAACATCGGCTCGATCATGGGCATCGGCTTCCCGCCGTACACCGGTGGGTCGGCGCAGTTCATCGTCGGCTACGAGGGTCCGGGCGGCGTCGGCAAGGACGCGTTCGTCGCGCGCGCCAAGGAGCTGGCCGCCAAGTACGGCGACCGTTTCAACCCGCCGAAGTCGCTGCTGTAA
- a CDS encoding S9 family peptidase, with product MADVKLIPLEVLLGNPERAGAQISPDGKRLSYMAPLDGVMNVFVGAAGADNERPVTHDTERGIQGYFWAHDSRHIMYVRDKDGSENFRLFDVDLETGVERDLTPFDEVQCQIIAHRKEFPNVVLLGLNKDNPQLHDVYRLDLTTGELEKIVENPGFVGWVVDPDLKVRGAVQPLPDGGAVFLVRDDEASDWRPLLQVPPEDAETSGPLGFTRDGHSMYVQTSVDANTGRLVKMDTATGAFDVIAEDPDYDIAGAMLNPDTREVEAVLVYRDRLEYQVFDDAVRGDIAALQRLSSGDLSITDRSNDDKTWLVTFDDDSGPVKFYTWDRDTKTSTFLFDHRPQLNDYALVPMEPFSFTARDGLTIHGYLTFPAEAERSGLPAVLTVHGGPWVRDAWGLDPEAQWLANRGYVCVHVNFRGSAGYGKSFLNAGDREWGAKMHDDLLDAVEHLVAQDIVDRDRVAIYGGSYGGYAALIGATFTPDVFRCAISMVGPSNLNTLIASIPEYWKPLLSMFHKRVGDDEDFLWSRSPLSKVDNIAIPILIAQGENDPRVKQAESEQIVAAMKEHGIDHEYALYENEGHGLVKPENRLDFYRRADRFLAKHLGGRAETT from the coding sequence ATGGCCGACGTGAAGCTCATTCCGCTCGAAGTGCTGCTTGGCAACCCAGAGCGGGCGGGAGCCCAGATCTCGCCGGACGGCAAGCGGCTGTCGTACATGGCGCCGCTGGACGGCGTGATGAACGTGTTCGTCGGCGCCGCCGGGGCGGACAACGAACGACCGGTGACCCACGACACCGAACGCGGGATCCAGGGGTATTTTTGGGCGCACGACAGCCGCCACATCATGTACGTGCGGGACAAAGACGGCAGCGAGAACTTCCGCCTCTTCGACGTCGACTTGGAGACGGGCGTCGAGCGCGACCTGACTCCGTTCGACGAGGTGCAATGTCAGATCATCGCCCACCGCAAGGAATTTCCCAACGTCGTGCTGCTCGGCCTGAACAAGGACAACCCTCAGCTGCACGACGTTTACCGGCTGGATCTGACGACGGGAGAGCTCGAGAAGATCGTCGAGAACCCCGGTTTCGTCGGTTGGGTCGTCGACCCCGACCTGAAGGTTCGCGGCGCCGTGCAGCCACTGCCCGACGGTGGCGCGGTGTTCCTGGTGCGCGACGACGAGGCGTCGGACTGGCGCCCGCTGTTGCAGGTGCCGCCGGAAGATGCAGAGACGTCGGGACCACTGGGCTTCACCAGAGACGGCCACAGCATGTACGTCCAGACCTCCGTCGACGCCAACACCGGTCGCCTGGTGAAGATGGACACGGCGACGGGTGCTTTCGACGTGATCGCCGAGGATCCGGATTACGACATCGCGGGCGCGATGTTGAACCCGGACACCCGCGAGGTCGAGGCCGTGCTGGTGTACCGGGATCGCCTGGAGTATCAGGTATTCGACGACGCGGTCCGTGGCGACATCGCAGCCCTGCAACGGCTGAGCAGCGGCGATCTGTCGATCACCGATCGAAGCAACGATGACAAAACGTGGCTCGTGACGTTCGACGACGACAGCGGCCCGGTGAAGTTCTACACCTGGGACCGTGACACGAAGACGTCGACGTTCCTGTTCGACCATCGACCGCAGCTCAACGACTACGCGCTGGTGCCGATGGAACCGTTCAGTTTCACCGCGCGCGACGGGCTGACGATCCACGGCTATTTGACCTTTCCGGCGGAGGCCGAGCGCTCAGGTCTACCCGCTGTACTCACCGTGCACGGCGGGCCGTGGGTCCGCGACGCGTGGGGGCTGGATCCCGAAGCGCAGTGGCTGGCGAACCGGGGCTACGTGTGCGTGCACGTGAACTTCCGCGGCTCCGCCGGTTACGGCAAGAGCTTCCTCAACGCCGGAGATCGCGAGTGGGGCGCCAAGATGCACGACGACCTGCTGGACGCCGTCGAACACCTTGTCGCACAAGACATCGTCGACCGCGACCGCGTCGCGATCTACGGCGGCTCGTACGGCGGCTATGCCGCGCTGATCGGTGCGACGTTCACCCCCGACGTCTTCAGGTGCGCGATCTCGATGGTCGGCCCGTCAAACCTGAACACCCTCATCGCGTCGATTCCCGAGTATTGGAAACCGCTGCTGTCGATGTTCCACAAACGGGTCGGCGACGACGAGGACTTCCTGTGGTCGCGCTCGCCGCTGTCCAAAGTCGACAACATTGCGATCCCCATCCTGATTGCCCAGGGCGAGAACGATCCACGGGTGAAGCAGGCGGAGTCCGAACAGATCGTCGCCGCCATGAAAGAGCACGGCATCGACCACGAGTACGCGCTGTACGAAAACGAAGGCCACGGCCTCGTCAAACCCGAGAACCGCCTCGACTTCTATCGCCGCGCCGACCGATTCCTGGCCAAGCATCTCGGCGGTCGCGCAGAGACCACCTGA
- the puuE gene encoding allantoinase PuuE, with protein sequence MIGYGAHPPDPRWPGDAAIAVQFVLNYEEGAENCVLDGDPSSETFLSEITPAEPFGNRHMSMESLYEYGSRAGLWRILRIFEDRGLPLTIFAVARAVQRNPEAVAAFTELGHEVACHGLRWKSYQLIDEDTERAHMAEAVAILTDLVGARPLGWYTGRDSPHTRDLVAEHGGFVYDSDSYADDLPYWVRVRETDHLVVPYSLDTNDMRFASPAGFANGDEFFAHLRDAFDVLYAEGLAGQPKMLSVGLHCRIVGRPARAASLQRFLDYVQTHDRVWIARRIEVADHWRANHPPIV encoded by the coding sequence ATGATCGGTTACGGAGCGCACCCGCCCGACCCACGGTGGCCCGGCGACGCCGCCATCGCCGTCCAGTTCGTGCTCAATTACGAGGAGGGAGCCGAGAACTGCGTCCTCGACGGTGACCCGTCCTCAGAAACATTTCTGTCCGAGATCACCCCGGCCGAGCCCTTCGGCAATCGGCACATGAGCATGGAGTCGCTCTACGAATACGGCTCGCGGGCCGGATTATGGCGAATTCTAAGGATTTTCGAGGACCGGGGACTGCCACTGACGATCTTCGCGGTCGCCCGCGCCGTGCAACGCAACCCCGAGGCCGTCGCGGCGTTCACCGAACTCGGCCACGAGGTCGCCTGCCACGGACTGCGCTGGAAGTCCTACCAGCTGATCGACGAGGACACCGAGCGCGCCCACATGGCCGAAGCGGTCGCCATCCTGACCGACCTCGTCGGCGCCCGTCCGCTCGGCTGGTACACCGGCCGGGATTCGCCACACACCCGCGACCTGGTCGCGGAGCACGGCGGCTTCGTCTACGACTCCGACTCCTACGCCGACGACCTGCCCTACTGGGTCCGGGTCCGCGAGACCGATCACCTGGTCGTGCCCTATTCGTTGGACACCAACGACATGCGGTTCGCATCGCCCGCGGGCTTCGCCAACGGCGACGAGTTCTTCGCACATCTGCGGGACGCCTTCGACGTGCTCTACGCCGAAGGCCTTGCGGGCCAACCGAAGATGCTGTCGGTAGGTCTGCACTGCCGCATCGTCGGACGGCCCGCGCGCGCCGCGTCGCTGCAACGATTCCTCGACTACGTGCAAACCCACGACCGGGTGTGGATTGCGCGGCGGATCGAAGTCGCCGACCATTGGCGCGCCAATCATCCCCCGATCGTGTAG
- a CDS encoding pyridoxal phosphate-dependent aminotransferase — protein MTVKRLQPYAVTIFAEMSALAARVGAVNLGQGFPDEDGPPAMLKIAEEAIVEGVNQYPPGLGIAPLREAIAAQRKRNFGTDYDPDSEVLVTVGATEAIAASVIGLVEPGSEVLLIEPFYDSYSPVLAMAGCERRAVPMIQNDRGFAIDVDGLRRAVTPKTRALIVNSPHNPTGMVASDAELAGIAELAVDKDLLVITDEVYEHLVFDDQKHVPLANYPGMAERTITISSAAKMFNVTGWKIGWACGPAELIAGVRAAKQYLTYVGGAPFQPAVAHALNTEDAWVTALRDSLQAKRDKLGSALADLGFAVHDSFGTYFLCADPRPLGFHDSTEFCAQLPEKTGVAAIPMAAFCDPQSAHFAQWNHLVRFAFCKRDETLDEAIRRLSSIRRDGRHL, from the coding sequence ATGACGGTGAAGCGGCTGCAGCCCTATGCGGTAACCATCTTCGCCGAGATGTCGGCGCTGGCCGCACGCGTCGGCGCCGTCAACCTGGGCCAGGGATTCCCCGACGAGGACGGCCCGCCGGCGATGCTCAAGATCGCCGAGGAGGCGATCGTCGAGGGCGTCAACCAATACCCGCCGGGCCTGGGCATCGCGCCGTTGCGCGAGGCGATCGCCGCGCAGCGCAAGCGCAATTTCGGCACCGACTACGACCCCGACTCCGAGGTGCTCGTGACGGTCGGCGCCACCGAGGCCATCGCGGCCTCGGTGATCGGCCTCGTGGAACCAGGCTCAGAGGTGTTGTTGATCGAGCCGTTCTACGACTCGTACTCCCCCGTGCTCGCAATGGCGGGGTGCGAGCGGCGGGCGGTACCGATGATTCAGAACGATCGCGGTTTCGCCATCGATGTCGACGGTCTGCGCCGCGCGGTGACGCCGAAGACCAGGGCGCTGATCGTCAACTCCCCGCACAACCCGACCGGCATGGTCGCCAGCGACGCCGAGTTGGCGGGCATCGCCGAACTCGCCGTCGACAAAGACCTTCTGGTCATCACCGACGAGGTCTACGAGCATCTGGTCTTCGACGATCAAAAGCACGTTCCGCTGGCCAACTATCCCGGCATGGCCGAGCGCACGATCACCATCTCGAGTGCGGCGAAGATGTTCAACGTCACCGGCTGGAAGATCGGATGGGCATGCGGCCCAGCCGAACTCATCGCCGGTGTCCGCGCCGCCAAGCAGTACCTGACGTATGTCGGTGGCGCGCCGTTTCAGCCCGCGGTCGCCCACGCGCTCAACACCGAAGATGCGTGGGTGACAGCGTTGCGCGATTCATTGCAGGCCAAGCGCGACAAACTGGGCTCGGCGCTTGCCGACCTGGGCTTCGCGGTGCACGACAGCTTCGGCACGTACTTCCTGTGCGCCGACCCCCGCCCGCTGGGCTTCCACGACAGCACGGAGTTCTGCGCACAGCTGCCCGAGAAGACGGGGGTGGCGGCCATCCCGATGGCGGCATTCTGCGATCCGCAGAGTGCGCACTTCGCGCAGTGGAACCATCTGGTGCGCTTCGCCTTCTGCAAGCGTGACGAGACACTCGACGAGGCGATCCGCCGGCTGTCGTCGATAAGACGTGACGGGCGCCATCTGTGA
- a CDS encoding alkene reductase, which produces MAFTLDPDASLLKPVRIGDTVAPNRIFMAPLTRSRAHTDGTPSDLATAYYAQRAAAGLIISEATAVSEAANGAYVNTPGMYTDRHQKQWAEIAAAVHQAGGPMFVQLWHVGRMGHPDISGVETVAPSAIAADMSAHTPTGKRPLPVPRALRTDEIAGIVADFRAAARRAVDAGMDGVEIHSANGYLLHEFLSDVTNRRDDGYGGAPHNRARLTAEVVEAVVDEIGAGRVGLRISPGGSAGDMREVDEVSAYEALLQRIAPLGIAYLHVLIDPTARTFGLLRALWSDPLVLNTGRDSETDFCQLESFAEWGAISAATVGRAFLANPDLIDRLLLGAELNEPDVATFYAPGPAGYTDYPTLTELEEPQSA; this is translated from the coding sequence GTGGCCTTCACACTCGATCCCGACGCATCCCTGCTGAAACCCGTCCGAATCGGCGACACCGTCGCCCCCAACCGGATCTTCATGGCGCCCCTGACCAGATCGCGCGCCCACACCGACGGCACGCCGTCCGACCTGGCCACCGCGTACTACGCCCAGCGCGCCGCCGCGGGCCTGATCATCAGTGAGGCGACCGCGGTGTCGGAAGCGGCCAACGGCGCGTATGTGAATACGCCCGGCATGTACACCGACCGCCATCAGAAGCAGTGGGCGGAGATCGCCGCCGCCGTGCACCAGGCGGGCGGTCCGATGTTCGTTCAGCTCTGGCATGTCGGCCGGATGGGACACCCCGACATCAGCGGCGTCGAGACCGTCGCACCATCCGCGATCGCCGCGGACATGTCAGCGCACACGCCGACGGGCAAGAGGCCGCTTCCCGTGCCGCGTGCCCTGCGCACCGACGAGATCGCGGGCATCGTCGCAGATTTCCGTGCCGCCGCGCGTCGCGCTGTCGACGCAGGGATGGATGGCGTCGAGATTCATTCGGCCAACGGTTACCTGCTGCACGAGTTCCTGTCCGATGTGACCAACCGTCGTGACGACGGCTACGGCGGAGCGCCACACAACCGGGCGCGGCTGACGGCCGAAGTGGTCGAAGCCGTGGTCGACGAGATCGGCGCCGGACGTGTCGGCCTACGCATTTCGCCGGGAGGCTCCGCGGGTGACATGCGTGAGGTGGACGAGGTGTCGGCGTACGAGGCGCTGCTGCAACGGATCGCGCCGCTGGGCATTGCCTACCTGCACGTGTTGATCGACCCGACGGCGCGCACCTTCGGTTTGTTGCGCGCGCTGTGGTCGGACCCGCTTGTACTGAATACCGGCAGGGACAGCGAAACCGACTTCTGCCAGCTGGAGAGTTTCGCGGAATGGGGTGCGATCAGTGCGGCGACGGTCGGACGCGCCTTCCTGGCCAATCCCGACCTGATCGACCGCCTGCTGCTGGGTGCCGAACTGAACGAACCCGACGTCGCGACGTTCTACGCGCCAGGCCCGGCGGGCTACACCGACTACCCGACGCTGACCGAGTTGGAAGAGCCGCAGTCGGCCTGA
- a CDS encoding DUF6986 family protein → MAEPGRPIAPTLRARIDELLAGVDADLQTGYPGDGDTTQPVHTVYVSAADATPQTPQEWGAAATDLLDTHRDLVTELGGADAVDIVARRLESAPIQDLRLDFEDGYGRRSDDTEDRDARRAGHTLAALDTDVCGIRIKGLTSAERNRAVRTLELVLDAAGDVPSGFVFTVPKLRAAEQATAAVWLCEALEQAHGLPDCTLRFELQIESPQAILGADGTATVAKALHRSEGRCLGLHYGTYDYSAACGIAPQQQALDHPVADHAKAVMMAAAAQTGVRVVDGSTQVTPTGTGEEVRSAIRRHHHLVTRSLERGYYQGWDMHPGHLVTRWLATVTFFRAALAAAAPRLQAYLDRRGGAIVDEPATAEALATVVLRGLGVDAFAIEDVLALAPGADLTVLRNLKERKHS, encoded by the coding sequence GTGGCAGAACCCGGCAGGCCGATAGCTCCGACTCTGCGCGCCCGCATCGACGAATTGCTGGCGGGGGTGGACGCGGACCTACAGACCGGCTATCCCGGCGACGGAGACACCACCCAACCCGTGCACACCGTGTACGTCAGCGCCGCCGACGCCACACCCCAGACGCCTCAGGAGTGGGGTGCGGCCGCCACCGATCTGTTGGACACCCACCGCGACCTCGTCACCGAACTCGGCGGAGCGGATGCGGTCGACATCGTGGCACGCCGGCTGGAGTCCGCACCGATCCAGGATCTGCGCCTGGACTTCGAAGACGGCTATGGGCGTCGTTCCGACGACACCGAGGACCGCGACGCCCGACGCGCCGGTCACACCCTCGCGGCACTGGACACCGACGTCTGCGGTATCCGCATCAAGGGATTGACGTCCGCGGAACGCAACCGCGCCGTCCGAACCCTCGAGCTGGTACTCGACGCGGCGGGCGACGTCCCGTCGGGTTTCGTCTTCACGGTGCCGAAGCTGCGCGCGGCCGAACAGGCCACCGCGGCCGTGTGGCTGTGCGAAGCCCTCGAACAGGCGCACGGCCTGCCGGACTGCACCCTGCGATTCGAGCTGCAGATCGAGAGTCCGCAGGCGATTCTCGGCGCCGACGGCACCGCCACCGTCGCCAAGGCATTGCACCGCAGCGAGGGACGCTGTCTTGGATTGCATTACGGCACCTACGATTACAGCGCGGCATGCGGTATCGCGCCGCAGCAGCAGGCGCTGGACCATCCGGTCGCCGATCATGCGAAGGCCGTCATGATGGCCGCCGCGGCACAGACCGGTGTGCGCGTCGTCGACGGGTCCACCCAGGTGACGCCCACCGGCACCGGTGAGGAGGTCCGATCGGCGATCCGGCGCCATCACCACCTGGTCACCCGTTCCCTCGAACGTGGCTACTACCAGGGCTGGGACATGCACCCGGGGCACCTGGTGACGCGCTGGCTGGCCACTGTCACGTTCTTCCGCGCGGCCCTGGCGGCGGCCGCGCCCCGCCTGCAGGCCTACCTCGACCGCCGCGGCGGCGCGATCGTTGACGAGCCGGCAACAGCCGAGGCGCTGGCTACCGTCGTGTTGCGCGGGCTCGGGGTCGACGCGTTCGCCATCGAGGACGTACTGGCCCTGGCACCTGGTGCCGACCTCACCGTCCTGCGAAACCTGAAGGAACGCAAGCACTCATGA
- the alc gene encoding allantoicase: MTDSAPDFTWLPDLALRTAGGAVVWANDDSFAEKENLIKPGPAKYQPATFGHRGQIYDGWETRRRREPGFDEAIVRLGVPGVIRGVVIDTAWFKGNFPPEAALDALEVEGYPTAEELVTEPGWECLVDRVKVYGDSRNPFEVTSERRWTHVRLRIYPDGGVARLRVHGEGRPDRRFLSSGPVDLAALENGGLVLDCSNRFYSSPQNLIFPGLAKVMGDGWETARRRDDANDWVHIRLAGPGRMRLVEIDTSYFIDNSPAAASLKGLDPQGEWVELLPRTNLLPDTRHRFLIDTETTVSEARLDIFPDGGLARLRMFGDLL, encoded by the coding sequence ATGACCGATTCCGCACCGGATTTCACGTGGCTCCCCGACCTTGCGCTGCGCACGGCAGGCGGCGCGGTCGTGTGGGCCAACGACGACTCGTTCGCCGAGAAGGAGAACCTGATCAAGCCGGGGCCGGCGAAGTATCAGCCGGCCACGTTCGGACACCGCGGCCAGATCTACGACGGCTGGGAGACGCGACGCCGCCGCGAACCCGGTTTCGACGAGGCGATCGTGCGGCTCGGCGTACCCGGGGTGATCCGCGGCGTGGTCATCGACACCGCCTGGTTCAAGGGCAATTTCCCGCCGGAGGCGGCACTGGACGCCCTCGAGGTCGAGGGGTATCCGACCGCGGAAGAGCTTGTCACCGAACCGGGTTGGGAATGCCTCGTCGACCGCGTCAAGGTCTACGGCGACAGCCGCAACCCTTTCGAGGTGACCTCCGAACGTCGTTGGACGCACGTACGGTTACGCATCTATCCCGATGGCGGTGTGGCACGGTTGCGCGTCCACGGCGAGGGCAGGCCCGACCGCCGGTTCCTCAGCAGCGGGCCGGTCGATCTGGCCGCACTGGAGAACGGTGGGTTGGTGCTGGACTGCTCGAACCGGTTCTACAGCTCGCCGCAGAACCTGATCTTCCCCGGGCTGGCCAAGGTCATGGGCGACGGCTGGGAGACGGCGCGCCGACGTGACGACGCCAACGACTGGGTGCACATCCGGTTGGCCGGGCCGGGCCGGATGCGATTGGTGGAGATCGACACGTCCTACTTCATCGACAACAGCCCCGCTGCAGCATCGCTGAAGGGCCTTGACCCACAGGGTGAATGGGTGGAACTGCTCCCCCGGACCAACTTGCTGCCCGACACCAGGCACCGCTTTCTGATCGATACCGAAACGACCGTTTCCGAGGCCCGGCTGGACATCTTCCCCGACGGTGGCCTGGCCCGGTTGCGGATGTTCGGGGATCTGCTGTGA